A window from Citrus sinensis cultivar Valencia sweet orange chromosome 5, DVS_A1.0, whole genome shotgun sequence encodes these proteins:
- the LOC102626968 gene encoding uncharacterized protein LOC102626968 translates to MKWLCSSLDARSLKPLVRYNKSDFHFSQSLVLEKLPTHFNTKLALKPSKCCIKTSSASASIDIDMVRNKQGIYTQKQNNKVVVLWDLDNKPPRGPPYDAAMSLRRVAERFGEVTDISAYANRHAFIHLPQWVIQERRERKQFDILERRGVAVPNDPYICGVCGRKCKTNLDLKKHFKQLHERERQKKLNRMKSLKGKKRQKYKERYISGNDKYNEAARSLLKPKVGYGLGSELRRAGVFVKTVRDKPQAADWALKRQMQHSMSSGVDWMFLVSDDNDFKEMLRKARDANLGTVVVGDSNRGLGQHADLWVPWIEVENGELTERDLVPRTRRTTTEDFERDGLGLFSLTEFDGVVGFEDETDLDSVVNELVAERTEFGGVRISMFSEGEEEEDYWVTEEAGGDYLLEGGELEEQDSYF, encoded by the coding sequence atgaagtGGCTCTGCAGCTCGCTCGACGCACGCTCTCTGAAACCCCTGGTTCGTTATAACAAAAGTGACTTCCATTTCTCCCAATCCCTTGTACTTGAGAAACTCCCCACTCATTTCAACACCAAACTCGCGCTCAAACCCTCGAAGTGTTGCATCAAAACCAGCTCAGCGTCGGCGTCCATTGATATCGACATGGTGAGAAACAAGCAAGGAATCTACACGCAAAAACAGAACAACAAAGTGGTGGTTCTGTGGGACCTCGATAACAAACCCCCGCGGGGCCCGCCTTACGACGCCGCCATGTCGCTGAGACGAGTGGCGGAGAGGTTCGGGGAAGTCACGGACATCTCGGCTTACGCCAACCGGCATGCGTTCATTCACCTGCCTCAGTGGGTCATCCAGGAACGCCGCGAGCGCAAGCAATTCGACATTCTCGAGCGCAGAGGAGTGGCGGTTCCAAATGATCCGTACATTTGCGGGGTGTGCGGACGCAAGTGTAAAACCAATCTTGATCTGAAGAAACACTTTAAGCAGTTACATGAACGCGAGCGGCAAAAGAAGCTGAATCGGATGAAATCCTTGAAGGGTAAAAAGAGGCAGAAGTACAAAGAGAGGTATATAAGTGGGAATGACAAGTATAACGAAGCTGCCCGGAGTTTGTTGAAGCCTAAAGTTGGTTACGGATTGGGCTCGGAGTTGAGGAGAGCGGGGGTGTTTGTTAAGACTGTTAGGGATAAACCACAGGCAGCTGATTGGGCGTTGAAGAGACAAATGCAGCATTCCATGAGTAGCGGGGTTGATTGGATGTTTTTGGTGTCGGATGATAATGATTTTAAGGAGATGTTGAGGAAAGCGAGAGACGCCAATTTAGGGACGGTTGTTGTAGGGGATTCTAATAGAGGATTGGGGCAACATGCCGATTTGTGGGTGCCCTGGATTGAGGTGGAGAATGGGGAGTTAACTGAGAGGGATTTGGTGCCTAGGACGAGGAGGACCACAACTGAGGACTTTGAGAGGGATGGTCTTGGTTTATTTTCACTTACTGAGTTTGACGGGGTAGTTGGTTTCGAGGATGAGACTGATTTGGATAGTGTGGTTAATGAACTTGTTGCTGAAAGAACCGAGTTTGGTGGTGTAAGGATTTCAATGTTTTCTGAAGGGGAAGAGGAAGAGGATTATTGGGTGACTGAGGAGGCAGGCGGAGATTATTTGTTGGAGGGTGGGGAATTGGAAGAGCAAGATAGTTACTTTTGA